The following proteins are encoded in a genomic region of Oncorhynchus keta strain PuntledgeMale-10-30-2019 chromosome 6, Oket_V2, whole genome shotgun sequence:
- the LOC118385056 gene encoding uncharacterized protein LOC118385056 isoform X17: protein MFSGDEDNPDKAPAMWCGGVRCVRMQCFTRTMARASDLQHMGTRRHPTLLRISLLVLLLHVARGDASVETISVLMSNASSTPPPTSLTTPHPSPLHTASSNMTNEPMASTMPSPSTILHSTSPIITSTTNMTSKNATSPGPSTPLPITVTSNATTESAEVHCNFSQLCANQSVYYWMVLAVDVTGDLKNESDISGWFRALFHSVLDSCEPSNPEQANGTNLTDTLPTTSVSPTYPTPYNMTTWLYNFTTTTLSQNFTNFTTTTPSQTFTNFTTTTLSQNFTNFTTTTPSQNFTNFTTTTLSQNFTNFTTTTPSQNFTNFNMTTRSQDFTNFNMTTLTTNMTTLLYNSTPPHNRSMSAPPYNHSMTTLSSSWPHSTTSEEHEGGNMTAASLFQDIEVTCVNKTGIRRTNCTVLLRTRKPTFPCCLQRALVLGQENSSIQTHIVGNRVERVGKGLCAGQLPPSNGFAKCTGFLNGTLPLPNTCHTPGPVNISCGHAGTVYVPLGNQTQMDCGMPPKPPIDSEIVCNCSSYCYGTGKYIIYNCSSYCHGTGKYNIYNYSSYYYGTGKYNIYNYSSYCYGTGKYNIYNYSSYCYGTGKYNIYNYSSYCYGTGKYNIYNYSSYCYGTGKYNIYNYSSYCYGTGKYNIYNYSSYCYGTAAYYTLGIQIKDPTMNISKIFYMIDQLKTPPPCNNSSETHPPCPLPIISTIYQDAHVECNGANTNLQSCRVIVRLNRSVPICAVSTALMTVFNDKHGIGYNGTVTRAAICGYPGSSGGLLNSTFTWESINLNTTLFCEAEKTTVIVSCKQGKNVCVLLNEMCDPMPPSTSPSPMANTTLPATTILPPPPNVTIHLNTPYVPLNTTLAPLNTTSKAPNTTPTAPNTTIAMTTRGNTTTNSSTPIIPPVNPTTASPKYTTTAVTTTPYVPLNTTLAPLNTTSKAPNTTPSAPNTTIAMTTQGNTTTNSSTPIIPPVNPTTASPKYTTTAVTTTPYVPLNTTLAPLNTTSKAPNTTPSAPNTTIAMTTQGNTTTNSSTPIIPPVNPTTASPKYTTTAVTTTTAAPNTTAASSEEQANQLLDLTSNVSKLNSSQVDQLVSQLEALLAGPNVSLGLGKTSVKIVSNLLGASSDTLASSSTKIIGIVDTVGLKLVVQQEATILTKSVAVAIKTVDGTNFQQTSFSIPDPNNVQIRGDGRARRSVRTEASSLPQGSVTFPSSLTANLSHEQQLQASRLQFNFYQKATVFQDRALGDSRLYSGILGASVANLSIKSLQQDVVITLRNTEPVPANVVVSCVFWDFGLNDGSGGWNRKGCSVRNSTENETVCACNHLTSFGVLLDISRTGITNHLQATILTYITYIGCGISAIFLSVTLLTYLAFGKLRKDIPSKILIQLCVALLFLNLVFLVDAWLALYPDAVGLCISTAWFLHYFLLASFTWMGLEAVHMYLALVKVFNTYIKRYMLKFSLVGWGVPLLVVIVVIAVDKNNYGLVSYGKYSDNSPTDDFCWLKNNIAFYVSVVAYFCVIFLLNLSMFVMVMVQLCRIKSQNPHNMRHRNGLQDLRSVVGITLLLGLTWGFAFFAWGPVNLAFMYLFAIFNSFQGFFIFVFHCAVKENVRRQWRTYLCCGRLRLAENSDWSRTATQKTEKKSLSVTRATSFRSGNSSQFNHTSSSSFLTGDSPERPSGATGSLFDDRTITALEELNSDVVLNEVNSQFRTQS from the exons ATGTTTTCTGGAGATGAGGACAACCCCGACAAGGCGCcagctatgtggtgtggtggagtGCGCTGTGTCCGTATGCAGTGTTTCACCAG AACGATGGCCAGAGCCTCTGATCTCCAACACATGGGAACTAGGAGACATCCAACCCTGCTCCGGATATCCCTGCTGGTCCTTCTTCTCCATGTAGCCAGAG GAGATGCCTCTGTAGAAACAATCTCGGTGCTCATGTCTAATGCATCCTCGACCCCACCCCCCACATCCCTCACAACCCCTCACCCATCACCACTGCACACTGCCTCATCCAACATGACTAATGAACCAATGGCATCCACCATGCCATCTCCATCCACTATTCTGCACTCGACTTCGCCCATCATAACGTCCACTACCAACA TGACCTCTAAAAATGCCACATCTCCAGGACCCTCCACTCCTTTGCCAATAACAGTCACCTCTAATGCCACTACGG agTCAGCAGAGGTGCATTGTAACTTCTCACAGCTCTGTGCCAATCAGT CTGTGTACTACTGGATGGTCCTTGCGGTGGATGTGACTGGAGATCTGAAGAATGAATCAGACATCAGTGGCTGG TTCAGGGCTTTATTTCATTCTGTCTTGGACTCCTGTGAGCCCTCCAACCCTGAACAAGCAAATGGCACAAATTTGACTGACACACTGCCAACTACCTCTGTCAGTCCAACATATCCCACCCcctacaacatgacaacatggttaTACAACTTCACCACGACAACACTATCCCAGAACTTCACCAACTTCACCACGACAACACCATCCCAGACCTTCACCAACTTCACCACGACAACACTATCCCAGAACTTCACCAACTTCACCACGACAACACCATCCCAGAACTTCACCAACTTCACCACGACAACACTATCCCAGAACTTCACCAACTTCACCACGACAACACCATCCCAGAACTTCACCAACTTCAACATGACAACACGATCCCAGGACTTCACCAACTTCAACATGACAACATTGACAACTAACATGACAACTTTGCTTTACAATAGTACTCCCCCACACAACCGTAGCATGTCCGCCCCACCCTACAACCATAGCATGACAACTCTGTCTTCCAGCTGGCCCCATAGCACCACAAG TGAGGAGCATGAAGGTGGAAATATGACTGCTGCCAGCCTGTTTCAA GACATTGAGGTGACGTGTGTCAATAAAACAGGGATCAG GAGGACTAACTGCACTGTGCTGCTGAGGACGAGGAAGCCAACGTTTCCCTGTTGTTTACAGCGAGCCCTGGTGCTGGGTCAGGAGAACAGCTCCATACAAACCCATATAGTGGGAaatagagtggagagagtgg GTAAGGGTCTGTGTGCAGGCCAATTGCCTCCAAGTAATGGTTTTGCAAAGTGCACCGGCTTCCTGAATGGCACTCTCCCTCTTCCAAACACGTGTCACACTCCAGGGCCTGTCAATATCTCATG TGGACATGCAGGGACTGTTTACGTACCACTTGGAAATCAAACCCAAATGGACTGTGGTATGCCCCCTAAACCTCCCATCG ATTCGGAGATTGTCTGCAACTGCTCCTCTTACTGCTATGGTACAG GtaaatacattatatacaactgCTCCTCTTACTGCCATGGTACAGGTAAATACAATATTTACAACTACTCCTCTTACTACTATGGTACAGGTAAATACAATATTTACAACTACTCCTCTTACTGCTATGGTACAG GTAAATACAATATTTACAACTACTCCTCTTACTGCTATGGTACAGGTAAATACAATATTTACAACTACTCCTCTTACTGCTATGGTACAGGTAAATACAATATTTACAACTACTCCTCTTACTGCTATGGTACAGGTAAATACAATATTTACAACTACTCCTCTTACTGCTATGGTACAG GTAAATACAATATTTACAACTACTCCTCTTACTGCTATGGTACAG ctGCATACTATACTTTGGGCATACAGATCAAAGATCCCACTATGAATATTTCAAAAATCTTCTATATG ATTGATCAGCTAAAAACTCCTCCACCCTGCAACAACTCCTCAGAGACACA TCCTCCCTGTCCCTTGCCCATCATATCAACTATCTACCAG GATGCTCATGTGGAATGCAATGGCGCAAATACCAA TCTCCAAAGCTGCAGGGTTATCGTGCGCCTCAACCGTTCGGTGCCTATATGTGCAGTCAGTACTGCATTGATGACTGTGTTCAATGACAAGCATGGTATTGGCTATAATGGAACGGTGACCCGAGCAG CCATTTGTGGCTACCCAGGATCCAGTGGCGGTCTATTGAATTCAACCTTCACTTGGGAGAGTATCAACCTCAACACCACTTTGTTCTGTGAGGCTGAAAAGACCACTGTCATTGTCAGCTG CAAACAAGggaaaaatgtgtgtgtgctcctgaATGAAATGTGCGACCCCATGCCTCCTTCTACATCGCCCAGCCCAATGGCCAACACCACTTTACCTGCAACAACAATACTGCCTCCTCCACCCAATGTCACTATACACCTAAACACCCCCTACGTCCCATTGAACACAACATTAGCTCCACTAAACACCACTTCTAAAGCTCCAAATACTACACCAACAGCTCCAAATACAACCATCGCCATGACAACCCGGGGTAATACCACTACAAACTCATCAACACCCATCATTCCACCAGTGAATCCCACAACAGCTTCCCCAAAGTACACCACGACAGCTGTTACAACAACCCCCTACGTCCCATTGAACACAACATTAGCTCCACTAAACACCACTTCTAAAGCTCCAAATACTACACCATCAGCTCCAAATACAACCATCGCCATGACAACCCAGGGTAATACCACTACAAACTCATCAACACCCATCATTCCACCAGTGAATCCCACAACAGCTTCCCCAAAGTACACCACGACAGCTGTTACAACAACCCCCTACGTCCCATTGAACACAACATTAGCTCCACTAAACACCACTTCTAAAGCTCCAAATACTACACCATCAGCTCCAAATACAACCATCGCCATGACAACCCAGGGTAATACCACTACAAACTCATCAACACCCATCATTCCACCAGTGAATCCCACAACAGCTTCCCCAAAGTACACCACGACAGCTGTTACAACAACCACCGCAG CGCCCAACACCACAGCAGCTAGTAGTGAAGAGCAGGCCAATCAGCTGCTGGATCTGACTAGTAACGTGTCCAAGCTCAACTCCTCCCAGGTGGACCAGCTGGTGTCCCAGCTAGAGGCCCTGCTGGCCGGACCCAATGTCAGCCTGGGTCTGGGGAAAACCTCTGTCAAAATCGTTAGCAACCTGCTGGGTGCCTCCTCTGACACGCtggcctcctcctccaccaa GATCATTGGGATTGTTGATACGGTGGGCCTGAAGCTGGTCGTTCAGCAAGAGGCTACGATTTTAACCAAGTCGGTTGCTGTCGCTATCAAAACAGTGGACGGCACTAATTTCCAGCAAACATCTTTCTCCATCCCGGACCCCAACAATGTGCAG ATCCGTGGAGATGGCAGAGCCAGGAGAAGTGTGAGAACAGAGGCGTCCTCCCTTCCCCAGGGCTCCGTCacgttcccctcctccctcacagCGAACCTCTcccatgagcagcagctacaagCATCCAGACTCCAGTTCAACTTCTACcagaaggccactgtgttccag GACCGAGCCCTGGGAGACAGCAGGCTGTACAGTGGGATACTGGGAGCCAGTGTGGCCAACCTGTCAATCAAATCTCTGCAGCAGGACGTGGTGATCACCCTGAGAAACACTGAGCCCGTCCCA GCAAATGTCGTGGTTTCATGTGTTTTCTGGGACTTTGGCTTGAATG ATGGCTCAGGAGGCTGGAACCGAAAAGGCTGCTCTGTCAGGAACAGCACAGAAAATGAGACTGTCTGTGCCTGTAACCATCTCACCAGCTTCGGTGTGCTACTG GACATCTCCAGAACGGGCATAACCAATCATCTCCAGGCCACAATCCTCACCTACATCACCTACATCGGCTGTGGTATCTCCGCCATCTTCCTCTCCGTCACTCTGCTCACCTACCTGGCCTTTGG GAAACTGCGTAAGGACATCCCATCTAAGATCCTGATCCAGCTGTGTGTGGCTCTGTTGTTTTTAAACCTGGTGTTCCTGGTGGATGCCTGGCTGGCCCTCTACCCTGACGCTGTGGGCCTGTGCATCTCCACCGCCTGGTTCCTGCACTACTTCCTGCTGGCTTCTTTCACCTGGATGGGCCTGGAGGCCGTCCACATGTACCTGGCCCTCGTCAAGGTCTTCAACACATACATAAAACGCTACATGCTCAAGTTCTCTCTCGTCGGCTGGG GCGTCCCACTCCTTGTGGTCATCGTCGTTATTGCTGTTGATAAGAACAATTACGGCCTCGTTAGctacggaaagtattcagataaCTCCCCTACAGATGACTT CTGCTGGCTGAAGAACAACATTGCCTTCTACGTATCTGTGGTGGCCTACTTCTGTGTCATCTTCCTGTTGAACCTCAGCATGTTTGTGATGGTGATGGTTCAGCTGTGTCGGATAAAGAGTcagaacccccacaacatgaggcACCGTAACGGGCTGCAGGACCTGCGCAGTGTGGTTGGGATCACCCTACTCCTGGGCCTCACCTGGGGCTTTGCCTTCTTTGCCTGGGGGCCTGTCAACCTGGCCTTCATGTACCTCTTCGCCATCTTCAACTCCTTTCAAG
- the LOC118385056 gene encoding uncharacterized protein LOC118385056 isoform X3 — protein sequence MFSGDEDNPDKAPAMWCGGVRCVRMQCFTRTMARASDLQHMGTRRHPTLLRISLLVLLLHVARGDASVETISVLMSNASSTPPPTSLTTPHPSPLHTASSNMTNEPMASTMPSPSTILHSTSPIITSTTNMTSKNATSPGPSTPLPITVTSNATTESAEVHCNFSQLCANQSVYYWMVLAVDVTGDLKNESDISGWFRALFHSVLDSCEPSNPEQANGTNLTDTLPTTSVSPTYPTPYNMTTWLYNFTTTTLSQNFTNFTTTTPSQTFTNFTTTTLSQNFTNFTTTTPSQNFTNFTTTTLSQNFTNFTTTTPSQNFTNFNMTTRSQDFTNFNMTTLTTNMTTLLYNSTPPHNRSMSAPPYNHSMTTLSSSWPHSTTSEEHEGGNMTAASLFQDIEVTCVNKTGIRRTNCTVLLRTRKPTFPCCLQRALVLGQENSSIQTHIVGNRVERVGKGLCAGQLPPSNGFAKCTGFLNGTLPLPNTCHTPGPVNISCGHAGTVYVPLGNQTQMDCGMPPKPPIDSEIVCNCSSYCYGTGKYIIYNCSSYCHGTGKYNIYNYSSYYYGTGKYNIYNYSSYCYGTGKYNIYNYSSYCYGTGKYNIYNYSSYCYGTGKYNIYNYSSYCYGTGKYNIYNYSSYCYGTGKYNIYNYSSYCYGTGKYNIYNYSSYCYGTGKYNIYNYSSYCYGTGKYNIYNYSSYCYGTAAYYTLGIQIKDPTMNISKIFYMIDQLKTPPPCNNSSETHPPCPLPIISTIYQDAHVECNGANTNLQSCRVIVRLNRSVPICAVSTALMTVFNDKHGIGYNGTVTRAAICGYPGSSGGLLNSTFTWESINLNTTLFCEAEKTTVIVSCKQGKNVCVLLNEMCDPMPPSTSPSPMANTTLPATTILPPPPNVTIHLNTPYVPLNTTLAPLNTTSKAPNTTPTAPNTTIAMTTRGNTTTNSSTPIIPPVNPTTASPKYTTTAVTTTPYVPLNTTLAPLNTTSKAPNTTPSAPNTTIAMTTQGNTTTNSSTPIIPPVNPTTASPKYTTTAVTTTPYVPLNTTLAPLNTTSKAPNTTPSAPNTTIAMTTQGNTTTNSSTPIIPPVNPTTASPKYTTTAVTTTTAAPNTTAASSEEQANQLLDLTSNVSKLNSSQVDQLVSQLEALLAGPNVSLGLGKTSVKIVSNLLGASSDTLASSSTKIIGIVDTVGLKLVVQQEATILTKSVAVAIKTVDGTNFQQTSFSIPDPNNVQIRGDGRARRSVRTEASSLPQGSVTFPSSLTANLSHEQQLQASRLQFNFYQKATVFQDRALGDSRLYSGILGASVANLSIKSLQQDVVITLRNTEPVPANVVVSCVFWDFGLNDGSGGWNRKGCSVRNSTENETVCACNHLTSFGVLLDISRTGITNHLQATILTYITYIGCGISAIFLSVTLLTYLAFGKLRKDIPSKILIQLCVALLFLNLVFLVDAWLALYPDAVGLCISTAWFLHYFLLASFTWMGLEAVHMYLALVKVFNTYIKRYMLKFSLVGWGVPLLVVIVVIAVDKNNYGLVSYGKYSDNSPTDDFCWLKNNIAFYVSVVAYFCVIFLLNLSMFVMVMVQLCRIKSQNPHNMRHRNGLQDLRSVVGITLLLGLTWGFAFFAWGPVNLAFMYLFAIFNSFQGFFIFVFHCAVKENVRRQWRTYLCCGRLRLAENSDWSRTATQKTEKKSLSVTRATSFRSGNSSQFNHTSSSSFLTGDSPERPSGATGSLFDDRTITALEELNSDVVLNEVNSQFRTQS from the exons ATGTTTTCTGGAGATGAGGACAACCCCGACAAGGCGCcagctatgtggtgtggtggagtGCGCTGTGTCCGTATGCAGTGTTTCACCAG AACGATGGCCAGAGCCTCTGATCTCCAACACATGGGAACTAGGAGACATCCAACCCTGCTCCGGATATCCCTGCTGGTCCTTCTTCTCCATGTAGCCAGAG GAGATGCCTCTGTAGAAACAATCTCGGTGCTCATGTCTAATGCATCCTCGACCCCACCCCCCACATCCCTCACAACCCCTCACCCATCACCACTGCACACTGCCTCATCCAACATGACTAATGAACCAATGGCATCCACCATGCCATCTCCATCCACTATTCTGCACTCGACTTCGCCCATCATAACGTCCACTACCAACA TGACCTCTAAAAATGCCACATCTCCAGGACCCTCCACTCCTTTGCCAATAACAGTCACCTCTAATGCCACTACGG agTCAGCAGAGGTGCATTGTAACTTCTCACAGCTCTGTGCCAATCAGT CTGTGTACTACTGGATGGTCCTTGCGGTGGATGTGACTGGAGATCTGAAGAATGAATCAGACATCAGTGGCTGG TTCAGGGCTTTATTTCATTCTGTCTTGGACTCCTGTGAGCCCTCCAACCCTGAACAAGCAAATGGCACAAATTTGACTGACACACTGCCAACTACCTCTGTCAGTCCAACATATCCCACCCcctacaacatgacaacatggttaTACAACTTCACCACGACAACACTATCCCAGAACTTCACCAACTTCACCACGACAACACCATCCCAGACCTTCACCAACTTCACCACGACAACACTATCCCAGAACTTCACCAACTTCACCACGACAACACCATCCCAGAACTTCACCAACTTCACCACGACAACACTATCCCAGAACTTCACCAACTTCACCACGACAACACCATCCCAGAACTTCACCAACTTCAACATGACAACACGATCCCAGGACTTCACCAACTTCAACATGACAACATTGACAACTAACATGACAACTTTGCTTTACAATAGTACTCCCCCACACAACCGTAGCATGTCCGCCCCACCCTACAACCATAGCATGACAACTCTGTCTTCCAGCTGGCCCCATAGCACCACAAG TGAGGAGCATGAAGGTGGAAATATGACTGCTGCCAGCCTGTTTCAA GACATTGAGGTGACGTGTGTCAATAAAACAGGGATCAG GAGGACTAACTGCACTGTGCTGCTGAGGACGAGGAAGCCAACGTTTCCCTGTTGTTTACAGCGAGCCCTGGTGCTGGGTCAGGAGAACAGCTCCATACAAACCCATATAGTGGGAaatagagtggagagagtgg GTAAGGGTCTGTGTGCAGGCCAATTGCCTCCAAGTAATGGTTTTGCAAAGTGCACCGGCTTCCTGAATGGCACTCTCCCTCTTCCAAACACGTGTCACACTCCAGGGCCTGTCAATATCTCATG TGGACATGCAGGGACTGTTTACGTACCACTTGGAAATCAAACCCAAATGGACTGTGGTATGCCCCCTAAACCTCCCATCG ATTCGGAGATTGTCTGCAACTGCTCCTCTTACTGCTATGGTACAG GtaaatacattatatacaactgCTCCTCTTACTGCCATGGTACAGGTAAATACAATATTTACAACTACTCCTCTTACTACTATGGTACAGGTAAATACAATATTTACAACTACTCCTCTTACTGCTATGGTACAG GTAAATACAATATTTACAACTACTCCTCTTACTGCTATGGTACAGGTAAATACAATATTTACAACTACTCCTCTTACTGCTATGGTACAGGTAAATACAATATTTACAACTACTCCTCTTACTGCTATGGTACAG GTAAATACAATATTTACAACTACTCCTCTTACTGCTATGGTACAGGTAAATACAATATTTACAACTACTCCTCTTACTGCTATGGTACAGGTAAATACAATATTTACAACTACTCCTCTTACTGCTATGGTACAGGTAAATACAATATTTACAACTACTCCTCTTACTGCTATGGTACAG GTAAATACAATATTTACAACTACTCCTCTTACTGCTATGGTACAG ctGCATACTATACTTTGGGCATACAGATCAAAGATCCCACTATGAATATTTCAAAAATCTTCTATATG ATTGATCAGCTAAAAACTCCTCCACCCTGCAACAACTCCTCAGAGACACA TCCTCCCTGTCCCTTGCCCATCATATCAACTATCTACCAG GATGCTCATGTGGAATGCAATGGCGCAAATACCAA TCTCCAAAGCTGCAGGGTTATCGTGCGCCTCAACCGTTCGGTGCCTATATGTGCAGTCAGTACTGCATTGATGACTGTGTTCAATGACAAGCATGGTATTGGCTATAATGGAACGGTGACCCGAGCAG CCATTTGTGGCTACCCAGGATCCAGTGGCGGTCTATTGAATTCAACCTTCACTTGGGAGAGTATCAACCTCAACACCACTTTGTTCTGTGAGGCTGAAAAGACCACTGTCATTGTCAGCTG CAAACAAGggaaaaatgtgtgtgtgctcctgaATGAAATGTGCGACCCCATGCCTCCTTCTACATCGCCCAGCCCAATGGCCAACACCACTTTACCTGCAACAACAATACTGCCTCCTCCACCCAATGTCACTATACACCTAAACACCCCCTACGTCCCATTGAACACAACATTAGCTCCACTAAACACCACTTCTAAAGCTCCAAATACTACACCAACAGCTCCAAATACAACCATCGCCATGACAACCCGGGGTAATACCACTACAAACTCATCAACACCCATCATTCCACCAGTGAATCCCACAACAGCTTCCCCAAAGTACACCACGACAGCTGTTACAACAACCCCCTACGTCCCATTGAACACAACATTAGCTCCACTAAACACCACTTCTAAAGCTCCAAATACTACACCATCAGCTCCAAATACAACCATCGCCATGACAACCCAGGGTAATACCACTACAAACTCATCAACACCCATCATTCCACCAGTGAATCCCACAACAGCTTCCCCAAAGTACACCACGACAGCTGTTACAACAACCCCCTACGTCCCATTGAACACAACATTAGCTCCACTAAACACCACTTCTAAAGCTCCAAATACTACACCATCAGCTCCAAATACAACCATCGCCATGACAACCCAGGGTAATACCACTACAAACTCATCAACACCCATCATTCCACCAGTGAATCCCACAACAGCTTCCCCAAAGTACACCACGACAGCTGTTACAACAACCACCGCAG CGCCCAACACCACAGCAGCTAGTAGTGAAGAGCAGGCCAATCAGCTGCTGGATCTGACTAGTAACGTGTCCAAGCTCAACTCCTCCCAGGTGGACCAGCTGGTGTCCCAGCTAGAGGCCCTGCTGGCCGGACCCAATGTCAGCCTGGGTCTGGGGAAAACCTCTGTCAAAATCGTTAGCAACCTGCTGGGTGCCTCCTCTGACACGCtggcctcctcctccaccaa GATCATTGGGATTGTTGATACGGTGGGCCTGAAGCTGGTCGTTCAGCAAGAGGCTACGATTTTAACCAAGTCGGTTGCTGTCGCTATCAAAACAGTGGACGGCACTAATTTCCAGCAAACATCTTTCTCCATCCCGGACCCCAACAATGTGCAG ATCCGTGGAGATGGCAGAGCCAGGAGAAGTGTGAGAACAGAGGCGTCCTCCCTTCCCCAGGGCTCCGTCacgttcccctcctccctcacagCGAACCTCTcccatgagcagcagctacaagCATCCAGACTCCAGTTCAACTTCTACcagaaggccactgtgttccag GACCGAGCCCTGGGAGACAGCAGGCTGTACAGTGGGATACTGGGAGCCAGTGTGGCCAACCTGTCAATCAAATCTCTGCAGCAGGACGTGGTGATCACCCTGAGAAACACTGAGCCCGTCCCA GCAAATGTCGTGGTTTCATGTGTTTTCTGGGACTTTGGCTTGAATG ATGGCTCAGGAGGCTGGAACCGAAAAGGCTGCTCTGTCAGGAACAGCACAGAAAATGAGACTGTCTGTGCCTGTAACCATCTCACCAGCTTCGGTGTGCTACTG GACATCTCCAGAACGGGCATAACCAATCATCTCCAGGCCACAATCCTCACCTACATCACCTACATCGGCTGTGGTATCTCCGCCATCTTCCTCTCCGTCACTCTGCTCACCTACCTGGCCTTTGG GAAACTGCGTAAGGACATCCCATCTAAGATCCTGATCCAGCTGTGTGTGGCTCTGTTGTTTTTAAACCTGGTGTTCCTGGTGGATGCCTGGCTGGCCCTCTACCCTGACGCTGTGGGCCTGTGCATCTCCACCGCCTGGTTCCTGCACTACTTCCTGCTGGCTTCTTTCACCTGGATGGGCCTGGAGGCCGTCCACATGTACCTGGCCCTCGTCAAGGTCTTCAACACATACATAAAACGCTACATGCTCAAGTTCTCTCTCGTCGGCTGGG GCGTCCCACTCCTTGTGGTCATCGTCGTTATTGCTGTTGATAAGAACAATTACGGCCTCGTTAGctacggaaagtattcagataaCTCCCCTACAGATGACTT CTGCTGGCTGAAGAACAACATTGCCTTCTACGTATCTGTGGTGGCCTACTTCTGTGTCATCTTCCTGTTGAACCTCAGCATGTTTGTGATGGTGATGGTTCAGCTGTGTCGGATAAAGAGTcagaacccccacaacatgaggcACCGTAACGGGCTGCAGGACCTGCGCAGTGTGGTTGGGATCACCCTACTCCTGGGCCTCACCTGGGGCTTTGCCTTCTTTGCCTGGGGGCCTGTCAACCTGGCCTTCATGTACCTCTTCGCCATCTTCAACTCCTTTCAAG